A window from Nitrospira sp. ND1 encodes these proteins:
- a CDS encoding PCP reductase family protein — translation MKFVCLNCETYMTFQKVEKPGEGSLGVFFGCPSCEAKFSMVTNPGETQMVASLGVKLGGRTETAEPFEMTRGTLKEEAQAGAGQMAAYLNEKIQGGQPVAASAKPSAPDAGGEKTSGGCPFSAMVAEMGLTSGGKPQNGNGTSEFTWTADAKEKLERLPSFVKPMVQSSVEAYARKHGYKSITLQVMDDSKNDSPNGIAWTKDAEQRMDNIPDFIRPMARREIERIAKERGLVEITAQVMDEAKEKFMKFM, via the coding sequence ATGAAGTTCGTTTGCCTGAACTGCGAGACCTACATGACGTTTCAGAAGGTCGAAAAACCCGGTGAGGGCTCACTTGGTGTCTTCTTCGGCTGTCCATCCTGCGAGGCGAAGTTCTCCATGGTGACGAATCCTGGCGAGACCCAAATGGTTGCCTCGCTCGGTGTGAAGCTCGGAGGCCGCACAGAGACGGCAGAACCGTTCGAGATGACTCGCGGGACGCTGAAAGAGGAGGCACAGGCCGGCGCAGGGCAGATGGCTGCCTATCTCAACGAGAAGATTCAGGGCGGGCAACCGGTTGCGGCTTCTGCGAAGCCCAGCGCGCCGGATGCCGGTGGAGAGAAGACGTCCGGTGGGTGCCCCTTCTCGGCGATGGTCGCGGAAATGGGATTAACTTCGGGCGGCAAGCCGCAGAATGGAAACGGAACGAGCGAATTCACATGGACTGCAGACGCCAAGGAGAAGTTGGAGCGCTTGCCGTCTTTTGTGAAGCCAATGGTTCAGAGCAGTGTGGAAGCCTATGCGCGCAAGCATGGGTATAAGAGCATTACGCTGCAGGTCATGGACGATTCCAAGAACGATTCGCCCAACGGTATTGCTTGGACCAAGGATGCCGAACAACGCATGGATAACATTCCTGACTTCATTCGTCCGATGGCCCGCCGGGAAATTGAGCGGATTGCCAAGGAGCGCGGCTTGGTCGAGATCACGGCGCAAGTGATGGATGAAGCCAAAGAGAAGTTCATGAAGTTTATGTAG
- a CDS encoding Mrp/NBP35 family ATP-binding protein: MTMAAGKDLKTILTKLQYSDDAKVVQQITAQMKQVQARMAGIKQKLVVMSGKGGVGKSMTTVNLALALARQGAKVGLLDVDLNGPCVPRMMGLHGQSLRMTPEGAQPPVGPLGIKVASMDFFLDDASPVRWKGPMDLSPVWLGLMEMNVIREFLADVVWGELDYLLADLPPGAAADKPPVIAGFIPDLAGAIVVTTPSEVASDVVQKSVTYARDMGIRVLGVVENMSEYRCPSCGAENELFEGNTEAMCEVLDLPLLGRIPFDRKFAKTFDKGQPLLDLEYPTIQKYQEIVGRIQALLDYKKVLAEKL; the protein is encoded by the coding sequence ATGACCATGGCTGCCGGCAAGGATCTCAAGACGATCCTCACGAAGCTTCAGTATTCCGACGACGCGAAAGTGGTGCAGCAGATCACTGCCCAGATGAAGCAGGTGCAGGCTCGAATGGCCGGCATCAAGCAGAAGCTGGTGGTGATGAGCGGGAAGGGCGGAGTCGGCAAGAGCATGACGACCGTCAACCTGGCGTTGGCCCTTGCGCGACAGGGGGCGAAGGTCGGACTGCTCGATGTCGATTTGAACGGCCCCTGCGTTCCACGGATGATGGGTTTACACGGTCAGTCGCTAAGAATGACTCCGGAAGGGGCGCAGCCTCCCGTCGGTCCCTTAGGCATCAAGGTGGCGTCGATGGATTTTTTCCTCGATGATGCCTCGCCGGTGCGGTGGAAGGGCCCGATGGATCTGAGCCCGGTCTGGCTCGGCCTCATGGAAATGAACGTGATCCGCGAGTTCCTGGCCGATGTGGTCTGGGGAGAGTTGGATTATCTCCTCGCCGATCTCCCGCCGGGTGCCGCTGCTGATAAACCGCCGGTCATCGCGGGATTCATTCCCGACCTGGCCGGTGCGATCGTCGTCACGACACCGTCCGAAGTCGCTTCCGACGTGGTGCAGAAATCCGTCACCTACGCGCGGGACATGGGTATCCGGGTGTTAGGTGTCGTAGAAAACATGAGTGAATACCGGTGTCCATCCTGCGGCGCCGAGAATGAGTTGTTCGAGGGGAACACGGAGGCAATGTGCGAGGTGCTGGACCTGCCTTTGCTCGGCCGTATCCCGTTCGATCGTAAGTTTGCCAAAACGTTCGATAAGGGGCAGCCGCTCCTCGATCTTGAGTATCCGACGATCCAGAAATATCAAGAAATCGTCGGGCGGATTCAAGCGTTACTGGATTACAAAAAAGTCCTGGCGGAAAAGCTGTAA
- a CDS encoding GTP-binding protein, with product MTQHDQTKPQESLNIVIVGHVDHGKSTLVGRLYADTGSLPEGKVEKVQAICRQQGKEFEYAFLFDAFLEEQEQGITIDTARTFFIWNGRQYIIIDAPGHKEFLKNMISGAARAEAALLLIDALEGVREQSKKHGYLLSLLGVTQFAVVVNKMDLVGYRQDVFDGIEKEYREFLGQFRAVPQQMIPVSAKMGDNIATRSSHMNWYQGPTVLETLALFKKEQVRSEQPLRFPLQDVYKFDARRILAGRITAGRLKVGDQLVFSPSNKTAIVQSIEGFNVDPPRGEAQAGQSVGITLDEQIFVERGEIASHRESIPLVSTAVRVNLFWMGRRPLEKGRKYVLRLATREVACEVAAIHRIIDTADLAQLQESQAVAKNQVAELTLRVKAPLAFDLSSSFEATGRFVLVDEYDIAGGGIITELVHDEQEGLREEARQREYAWLTGDVRAEDRATQYGHRAAIVLFTGSAQTGKTFLARRVEALLVADSRHAYLLEGENLLQGLDADLSAADPSFAAERVRRYGEVARLLIDTGLIVVSTSKTFGINYQRMAEMIRTLVQPAPVIAVHMSRAGEEPPPNTDLHFAGPQDFDAAARQILEELKRRGVLIQPSGTKSTIQYSI from the coding sequence ATGACACAGCACGACCAGACCAAGCCGCAGGAGAGTCTCAACATCGTCATCGTGGGCCATGTGGATCACGGGAAGTCCACGCTGGTGGGACGACTCTATGCCGATACGGGCTCCTTGCCGGAAGGCAAAGTGGAAAAGGTGCAGGCGATCTGCCGCCAACAGGGCAAGGAATTTGAGTATGCGTTCCTGTTCGACGCGTTTCTTGAAGAGCAGGAGCAGGGCATCACGATCGATACGGCGCGCACGTTCTTTATCTGGAACGGGCGGCAGTACATCATTATCGACGCACCGGGACATAAAGAGTTTTTGAAGAACATGATCTCGGGCGCGGCCCGGGCGGAAGCCGCGTTGTTGCTCATCGACGCGTTGGAAGGCGTGCGCGAGCAGTCCAAGAAGCATGGCTACCTCCTGTCGCTGCTGGGCGTGACGCAGTTTGCGGTGGTGGTCAATAAAATGGATCTGGTCGGGTATCGGCAGGATGTGTTCGACGGGATCGAGAAGGAATATCGGGAATTTTTGGGTCAGTTCCGGGCGGTCCCCCAGCAGATGATTCCGGTCAGCGCGAAGATGGGTGACAACATCGCGACGCGCAGCAGCCATATGAACTGGTATCAGGGGCCCACGGTGCTGGAGACGCTGGCCCTCTTCAAGAAGGAGCAGGTTCGCTCGGAACAGCCGCTCCGATTCCCACTGCAGGACGTCTATAAGTTCGATGCGCGGCGGATTCTGGCCGGTCGCATTACAGCGGGCCGCTTGAAAGTCGGTGATCAACTGGTCTTTTCGCCGTCCAACAAGACAGCCATCGTGCAATCGATTGAAGGATTCAATGTCGATCCCCCGCGGGGTGAGGCACAGGCCGGTCAATCGGTCGGCATCACGCTCGACGAACAGATTTTCGTGGAGCGTGGCGAAATCGCGTCCCATCGGGAATCCATTCCGCTCGTTTCCACGGCGGTTCGTGTGAACTTGTTTTGGATGGGCAGGCGGCCGCTGGAGAAGGGGCGGAAGTACGTCTTGCGCCTCGCCACGCGTGAAGTCGCCTGCGAGGTGGCCGCGATTCATCGGATTATCGATACCGCCGATCTCGCGCAGCTTCAGGAAAGCCAGGCGGTGGCGAAGAATCAGGTCGCCGAACTGACCCTGCGTGTGAAAGCGCCGCTCGCGTTCGATCTCTCGTCCTCATTCGAAGCCACAGGCCGGTTCGTGCTGGTCGATGAGTACGACATTGCCGGGGGCGGGATCATTACCGAGTTGGTGCATGACGAGCAGGAAGGGCTGCGGGAGGAAGCACGGCAGCGGGAATATGCGTGGCTTACAGGCGATGTCCGGGCAGAGGACCGCGCGACGCAATACGGGCATCGGGCCGCCATCGTGTTGTTCACCGGTTCAGCCCAGACGGGAAAGACGTTTCTCGCCCGACGGGTCGAAGCGTTATTGGTCGCCGATAGCCGCCACGCATACCTGCTGGAAGGCGAAAATCTGCTGCAGGGATTAGATGCGGATTTGTCAGCGGCCGATCCGTCCTTTGCCGCCGAGCGCGTGCGCCGGTATGGAGAGGTTGCCAGGTTGCTCATCGATACGGGGCTCATTGTCGTGTCCACCAGCAAAACCTTCGGTATCAATTATCAGCGAATGGCCGAGATGATACGGACGTTGGTTCAGCCGGCTCCGGTGATTGCCGTGCACATGAGCAGGGCGGGGGAAGAACCGCCACCGAATACCGATCTGCATTTCGCGGGCCCCCAGGATTTTGACGCCGCTGCCCGTCAGATCCTGGAGGAGTTGAAGCGGCGGGGGGTTCTCATCCAGCCCTCCGGAACGAAGTCCACCATCCAATATTCCATCTAG
- the cysD gene encoding sulfate adenylyltransferase subunit CysD: MKHLRQLEDQSVYILREAYKHFNHLAMLWSMGKDSTVLLWLARKAFFGHVPFPLLHVDTSYKIPAMIEYRDRIAREWRLNLVVGQNKEALAAGMNHTLGRDVCCTALKTTAMKNLVEEKGYTGIILGVRADEDSTRAKERYFSPRDKHGDWDFRDQPPELWDQFKTTFPPGTHIRIHPLLDWTEINIWEYIKHENIPFMDLYLDRGDGTRYRSLGCAPCTMPIKSTAKTVDEIIAELRGTNVAERAGRAQDAGRGMEMLRKKGYM, encoded by the coding sequence ATGAAACATTTACGTCAACTCGAAGATCAAAGCGTCTATATCCTTCGGGAGGCCTACAAGCATTTCAATCACCTCGCCATGCTCTGGTCGATGGGGAAGGATTCGACGGTGCTCTTGTGGCTGGCCCGCAAGGCCTTTTTCGGGCATGTGCCGTTTCCCTTGCTCCACGTGGATACGAGTTACAAGATTCCTGCGATGATCGAATATCGCGACCGGATTGCCCGCGAGTGGCGCCTCAATCTGGTGGTGGGTCAGAACAAAGAGGCCTTGGCCGCCGGGATGAACCACACGCTCGGGCGTGATGTCTGCTGTACCGCCTTAAAGACGACGGCCATGAAGAATCTGGTCGAAGAAAAGGGCTACACCGGCATTATTCTCGGTGTTCGGGCGGATGAAGACAGTACCAGGGCGAAGGAGCGATATTTTTCCCCGCGCGACAAACACGGGGATTGGGATTTTCGCGACCAGCCGCCGGAACTGTGGGATCAGTTCAAGACCACCTTTCCGCCGGGCACGCATATCCGGATTCATCCGCTCCTTGATTGGACCGAGATCAACATCTGGGAATACATCAAGCATGAAAACATCCCTTTCATGGATCTATACCTGGACAGGGGGGATGGCACACGGTATCGAAGTTTGGGCTGCGCGCCCTGTACTATGCCGATCAAATCCACGGCAAAGACGGTGGATGAGATTATCGCGGAACTCCGCGGGACCAATGTGGCCGAGCGGGCCGGGCGCGCGCAGGACGCGGGGCGGGGCATGGAGATGCTCCGGAAGAAGGGGTACATGTGA
- a CDS encoding anthranilate phosphoribosyltransferase, with product MQHLLAKVAKGQKTSKDLTWEEAKQAMRLMIEGTATPAQIGAFLTAMRFKSESVTELAAFTATARQYVPPVPVRSGLGVVDVPVYAGKRETFHAILPAAIVAAAAGAVLLLHGVDGPPDRLGISSVLKLLGIPVDMTAKSVGAELEKKGFAYLDLALYHPPVSRFLEMRQELGVRNFFHPVARMLNPARATSQVIGLSHPPYFEKTIEALRMLSCPRALVIRGVEGDPELSIGNSTRLLELKDERITPFTFQPKDAGLSMATFREMAGFPVEQREREADLIKRLLANEIQGGQRDWVLLNAAMLLYAAGKGTSITGNLGAARSALESGQAKAKLAELVAVAGSSAGNAPKVGISA from the coding sequence ATGCAACATCTGCTCGCCAAAGTCGCTAAAGGTCAAAAAACATCCAAGGATCTCACGTGGGAAGAAGCCAAGCAGGCCATGCGCCTCATGATCGAGGGAACCGCCACCCCTGCTCAAATAGGGGCGTTCCTCACGGCCATGCGATTCAAGTCGGAATCGGTCACGGAATTAGCGGCCTTCACTGCGACCGCGCGCCAATATGTGCCGCCGGTGCCGGTCCGTTCCGGGCTCGGAGTCGTCGATGTGCCCGTCTATGCGGGGAAACGGGAAACCTTTCACGCCATCCTTCCTGCGGCCATCGTCGCGGCGGCCGCCGGAGCCGTCTTGCTGTTGCACGGAGTGGATGGGCCTCCGGACCGGCTCGGTATCTCGTCGGTGCTGAAGCTTTTGGGCATTCCTGTCGATATGACCGCCAAGTCGGTCGGAGCCGAATTGGAAAAGAAGGGATTCGCGTACCTGGACCTGGCGCTGTATCACCCCCCGGTGAGCCGGTTTCTGGAAATGCGGCAGGAGTTGGGCGTGCGCAATTTCTTTCATCCTGTGGCCCGTATGCTCAACCCCGCCCGCGCGACCTCGCAGGTGATCGGGCTGTCGCATCCGCCTTACTTCGAAAAGACGATCGAGGCGCTGCGTATGTTGAGTTGTCCCCGTGCGTTGGTGATTCGCGGAGTCGAAGGGGATCCGGAACTCTCGATCGGCAATTCCACGCGGCTCTTGGAACTCAAGGACGAACGCATCACTCCATTTACATTCCAGCCGAAGGATGCGGGCTTGTCGATGGCGACCTTCCGGGAAATGGCCGGGTTCCCGGTCGAGCAGCGGGAGCGGGAGGCCGATCTGATCAAGCGGCTCCTCGCCAACGAGATTCAGGGCGGGCAACGGGACTGGGTCCTCCTCAATGCGGCCATGTTGCTCTATGCAGCCGGCAAGGGGACGTCGATTACTGGAAATCTTGGGGCCGCCAGAAGCGCGTTGGAGTCCGGTCAGGCCAAGGCCAAACTGGCTGAATTGGTGGCGGTCGCCGGATCAAGCGCGGGAAACGCGCCGAAGGTCGGCATTTCAGCGTAA
- a CDS encoding phosphoadenylyl-sulfate reductase codes for MKDTQKPAARPSDAELKTLSDSFESQQPWDLLEYALKTYRQRIVLACSFGAEDVALVDMVHRIDPDAPLFYLDTDFLFPETFDVRDRIIARYGLKQAQVIQMKSLLTPEQQAAQHGAMLWASKPDQCCELRKIEPLTRILGEYSAWITGIRRDQSPTRANAGLIEWDKKFNLVKVNPLARWSSENVWTYLQLHEVPYNTLHDRNYPSIGCTHCTAPVLPGDDPRSGRWKNFGKTECGLHK; via the coding sequence GTGAAAGACACACAGAAGCCGGCTGCACGACCCTCCGACGCAGAGCTGAAGACACTGAGTGATTCGTTTGAATCTCAGCAGCCATGGGACCTGCTGGAGTACGCGTTGAAGACCTACCGGCAGCGCATTGTGCTGGCCTGCAGTTTCGGGGCGGAAGATGTCGCCCTGGTGGACATGGTGCATCGCATCGATCCGGACGCACCGCTGTTTTATCTGGATACCGACTTTCTGTTTCCTGAAACCTTCGACGTGCGTGATCGCATTATCGCGCGGTACGGGTTGAAGCAGGCGCAGGTCATTCAAATGAAGTCTCTGTTGACGCCGGAACAGCAGGCTGCCCAGCACGGCGCCATGTTGTGGGCCAGCAAGCCGGATCAGTGCTGTGAGCTCAGGAAAATCGAACCGCTCACTCGTATTCTCGGCGAGTACTCGGCCTGGATCACCGGGATCCGGCGAGACCAGTCTCCCACAAGGGCAAACGCCGGGCTGATCGAGTGGGACAAGAAATTCAACCTGGTCAAAGTGAATCCCCTGGCCCGATGGAGCAGTGAAAACGTCTGGACGTATCTGCAGCTCCATGAGGTGCCCTATAACACGTTACACGACCGCAATTACCCCAGCATCGGCTGTACCCATTGTACGGCGCCTGTCCTTCCGGGAGACGATCCGCGTTCCGGTCGGTGGAAGAATTTCGGCAAGACCGAGTGCGGGCTGCACAAGTAA
- a CDS encoding sulfurtransferase TusA family protein produces MMTPNTVALRPAIKTEPIPAHIVEEIETFEAEAQRVLGGDLSTDIFKPFRLQYGIYGQRQPGVQMVRIKIPFGGLTANQLRQVADLADQYATGVGHVTTRQDIQLHFVELKHVPEMMRLMASVGLTTREACANTVRNVTACHLAGVCQGEVFDVTPYAKTVAYHLLRNPLNQSLPRKFKIALSGCRQDCALTPIHDIGLLAAKRADGTIGFRMVAGGGLGSTPRMAQVLREFTPMDELLPTIEAVIKVFDTLGNRKNRNKARMKFVIEKLGFDEFKRRWEAAYAAMGYAVPTHEPIKLLDYADAPPLMMPTKAGVLSNGHGNGSGDGAVSLNGQVSAFQAWRRTNVVPQRQAGFVTAAIKLPMGDLTGDQMWVVADLAERYSNGNIRTTINQNMVIRWIPEGRLEEFYQELMQHSLGDPGAELVEDIIACPGTDTCGLGITSSKGMARALAEVFPAGQVPEDLRDVSVKISGCHNSCAQHHIATIGLHGVGKRLGEHTAPHYELHLGGHVDGTPKIGQLAVKLPAKSVPAAVRHLVDVYRRDRKAGESLQSFIARVGKNILKDELIPYTIVPPYEQDSTYYYDWEGEAEFVLEDLGPGECAGGALEMIDDRMLEADQELYQAKLLVEKHQYALSVNKSYRAVLAAAKGLLVTEGLDPATDAETFQEFDQRLACKGIVPVTYKNLGAQVGDLGSKDATAEAATEKMAFAKRFLAVCRAATEQMGKDLKLAQVKEEALPTAAPAAVPASPVPVAAAQAPVYDLRGVACPMNYVKTKLKLEMMDNGEQLEVWLDAGEPIRNVPMSLRNDGHKILDEGPLEPEAKHFKILVEKVEG; encoded by the coding sequence ATGATGACTCCCAATACAGTGGCTCTCCGTCCAGCGATTAAAACGGAGCCTATTCCGGCCCATATAGTCGAAGAAATCGAAACGTTTGAAGCGGAAGCCCAACGTGTCCTGGGCGGAGACCTCTCCACCGACATCTTCAAGCCCTTCCGGCTGCAATATGGCATTTACGGCCAGCGGCAACCTGGTGTCCAGATGGTGCGGATTAAGATCCCGTTCGGTGGGCTGACGGCGAACCAGCTGCGGCAAGTGGCCGATCTCGCCGACCAGTATGCCACCGGCGTGGGTCATGTCACGACACGGCAGGACATTCAGCTGCACTTCGTGGAACTCAAACACGTCCCCGAGATGATGCGTCTGATGGCCTCCGTGGGGTTGACCACGCGTGAGGCCTGCGCGAATACCGTACGAAACGTCACGGCTTGTCATTTGGCCGGCGTATGCCAAGGGGAAGTGTTTGATGTGACGCCCTACGCGAAGACGGTGGCCTATCATCTGCTGCGCAATCCGCTGAATCAGAGTCTCCCGCGCAAGTTCAAGATTGCGCTGTCCGGATGTCGGCAGGATTGCGCGCTCACACCCATCCACGACATCGGGTTGCTCGCGGCGAAGCGGGCCGACGGAACCATCGGTTTCCGGATGGTGGCGGGCGGTGGATTGGGCTCGACACCGCGCATGGCCCAGGTGTTACGAGAATTTACGCCGATGGACGAATTACTCCCGACCATCGAGGCGGTGATCAAGGTGTTCGACACGCTCGGGAACCGCAAGAATCGCAACAAGGCCCGCATGAAGTTCGTCATCGAGAAGCTCGGCTTCGACGAATTCAAGCGTCGCTGGGAAGCGGCCTACGCGGCCATGGGTTATGCCGTGCCGACGCACGAGCCGATCAAGCTGCTGGACTATGCCGATGCGCCGCCGCTCATGATGCCGACCAAGGCAGGCGTCCTGTCCAACGGTCATGGCAACGGTAGCGGGGATGGTGCCGTGTCACTCAATGGCCAGGTCTCCGCGTTCCAGGCCTGGAGGCGCACGAATGTCGTGCCACAGCGGCAAGCGGGTTTTGTGACGGCGGCGATCAAGTTGCCGATGGGCGATCTGACGGGCGACCAAATGTGGGTCGTCGCAGACTTGGCCGAACGGTATTCGAACGGCAATATTCGGACGACCATCAATCAGAACATGGTCATCCGATGGATTCCCGAGGGGCGGCTGGAGGAGTTCTATCAGGAACTGATGCAGCACAGCTTGGGCGATCCTGGCGCAGAGCTGGTCGAAGACATCATCGCCTGTCCTGGCACCGACACCTGCGGATTGGGAATTACCTCGTCTAAGGGCATGGCCAGGGCGCTGGCGGAAGTGTTTCCCGCCGGCCAGGTCCCGGAAGATCTTCGGGATGTGAGCGTTAAGATCAGCGGGTGCCACAACTCCTGCGCCCAGCACCATATTGCCACCATCGGGTTGCACGGAGTCGGCAAACGTCTTGGCGAACATACGGCTCCGCATTACGAGCTGCATCTCGGCGGGCATGTGGACGGCACGCCGAAGATCGGACAATTGGCGGTCAAATTGCCCGCGAAGAGTGTTCCGGCGGCGGTGCGCCATCTGGTAGACGTCTATCGTCGGGATCGGAAGGCGGGTGAGAGCCTCCAATCGTTCATTGCGCGTGTCGGGAAGAATATTCTCAAGGACGAACTCATTCCCTACACGATCGTGCCGCCGTACGAGCAGGATTCGACCTATTACTACGACTGGGAAGGTGAGGCGGAATTCGTGCTGGAGGATCTAGGCCCCGGCGAGTGCGCGGGTGGCGCCTTGGAGATGATCGACGACCGTATGTTAGAGGCCGATCAGGAGCTCTATCAGGCGAAATTGCTGGTCGAGAAGCATCAGTATGCCTTGTCGGTGAATAAGTCGTATCGGGCGGTACTGGCGGCGGCGAAAGGTCTTTTGGTGACCGAAGGCCTCGATCCGGCCACCGATGCCGAAACCTTCCAGGAGTTCGATCAACGACTGGCCTGCAAGGGCATCGTCCCGGTCACCTATAAGAATCTTGGCGCCCAAGTCGGCGACCTTGGTTCTAAGGACGCGACTGCCGAGGCGGCGACGGAGAAAATGGCCTTCGCCAAGCGGTTTCTCGCTGTCTGTCGGGCGGCCACGGAACAAATGGGCAAAGATCTGAAGTTGGCCCAGGTGAAGGAAGAAGCCCTGCCGACTGCAGCTCCTGCTGCGGTGCCTGCTTCGCCTGTACCCGTTGCCGCGGCTCAGGCGCCTGTGTACGATCTGCGCGGCGTGGCCTGCCCGATGAATTATGTGAAGACGAAATTGAAATTGGAAATGATGGACAACGGCGAGCAGCTGGAGGTCTGGCTCGACGCCGGAGAACCCATTCGCAATGTGCCGATGAGCTTGCGAAACGACGGACACAAGATCCTCGACGAGGGGCCGTTGGAGCCTGAGGCCAAGCATTTCAAAATTCTTGTGGAAAAGGTCGAGGGGTAA
- a CDS encoding Rrf2 family transcriptional regulator, which produces MKVSLRATYGIIAAVDLALHHADQPVCAKSIAKRQAIPARFLEQVLHAMKKAGVVTSQRGAQGGYVLSRKPSELSVADILDALEGPLLATNGEAGPKHSSSRGAKQEALLAHIWDRVKRAELSVLSEVTVEELAKRQRALDAQHTLMYHI; this is translated from the coding sequence ATGAAGGTGAGCCTTCGAGCGACCTACGGAATTATTGCTGCCGTGGATCTTGCGCTCCACCATGCCGACCAGCCGGTCTGCGCGAAGTCGATCGCCAAGCGACAGGCGATTCCGGCCCGGTTCCTCGAGCAGGTGCTTCATGCGATGAAAAAAGCCGGGGTGGTGACAAGTCAGCGCGGGGCTCAAGGCGGGTACGTATTGAGCCGTAAGCCATCGGAGCTCTCCGTGGCGGACATTCTCGATGCACTGGAGGGCCCGCTTCTCGCGACAAATGGAGAGGCCGGTCCTAAACATTCGTCTTCGCGTGGGGCCAAGCAGGAGGCGCTGCTCGCCCACATTTGGGATCGCGTGAAACGGGCGGAATTGAGCGTTCTTTCGGAGGTCACGGTCGAAGAGTTGGCCAAGCGCCAGCGGGCCCTCGACGCGCAGCACACGTTGATGTACCACATTTGA
- a CDS encoding HU family DNA-binding protein — protein MYPPVANHQRREAMTKEELIAKMANSAGITKVAATVALEAFTGAVTTSLKKGKRVTLVNFGTFTISKRKARMGRNPRTGEALKIPAARIPKFSAGKELKAAVK, from the coding sequence ATATATCCACCGGTCGCCAACCACCAACGGAGGGAAGCAATGACCAAGGAAGAATTGATCGCGAAAATGGCGAACAGCGCCGGTATCACCAAGGTCGCCGCGACAGTGGCCCTCGAAGCCTTTACCGGAGCCGTCACCACGTCGCTCAAAAAGGGGAAACGCGTGACATTGGTGAATTTCGGGACCTTCACGATTTCAAAACGTAAGGCCAGGATGGGACGCAATCCACGTACCGGCGAAGCCTTGAAGATTCCTGCCGCCCGCATTCCCAAGTTTTCGGCCGGCAAAGAACTCAAAGCAGCGGTCAAGTAG